A single region of the Duganella sp. BuS-21 genome encodes:
- a CDS encoding DJ-1/PfpI family protein, with product MAAKKILFLTGDFAEDYETMVPFQALLAVGHTVHAVCPDKKAGDTIKTAIHDFEGDQTYSEKPGHLFKLNASFADADVGNYDALMIAGGRAPEYLRLNPRVIELVQQFAAANKPIAAICHGAQLLAAAEVISGKTISAYPACSPEVRLAGGKYADIAVDQAVTDGIFVTAPAWPAHPAWIAQFLTKLGTEIKL from the coding sequence GTGGCTGCGAAGAAGATACTGTTTTTGACGGGCGATTTTGCGGAAGATTATGAGACCATGGTGCCGTTCCAGGCGCTGCTGGCGGTCGGCCATACGGTGCATGCCGTTTGCCCCGACAAGAAGGCCGGCGACACCATCAAGACCGCCATCCATGATTTCGAAGGCGACCAGACCTATTCCGAAAAGCCCGGTCATCTGTTCAAGCTGAACGCCAGCTTCGCCGATGCCGATGTCGGCAACTACGATGCGCTGATGATCGCCGGCGGCCGCGCGCCGGAATACCTGCGCCTGAATCCGCGCGTGATCGAATTGGTCCAGCAGTTCGCGGCCGCCAACAAGCCGATTGCCGCCATCTGCCACGGCGCCCAGTTGCTGGCCGCCGCCGAAGTCATCAGCGGCAAGACCATCTCCGCCTATCCCGCATGCTCGCCCGAAGTCAGGCTGGCCGGCGGCAAATATGCCGACATCGCGGTCGATCAGGCGGTGACCGACGGCATTTTCGTCACCGCGCCGGCCTGGCCTGCGCATCCGGCGTGGATCGCCCAGTTCCTGACCAAGCTGGGCACGGAAATCAAGCTGTAG
- a CDS encoding chemotaxis protein, which yields MKSVQQEVDERSNLTNSNKFELLLFRLGGDANGEHSELFGINVFKIREIVAMPEVTAVAGSPPHMLGVVNLRGQIITVLDLPGIVGVTPKTGLNIMLVTEFARTTQAFAVESVDEIVRLDWSQVLTAEGTAGGKVTSIARVDGDVQNTRLAQVLDVETILRELVPPERDDIDPETIGPKVILKPGSVVLAADDSVVARNLIEKGLEAMGVHFIMTKSGKEAWDRLQSIAEGAKAEGLPITDRVAMVLTDLEMPEMDGFTLTRLIKQDPRFGKIPVVIHSSLSGKTNEDHVKGVGADAYVAKFSAEDLAGTIRAVLGKAASAA from the coding sequence ATGAAATCTGTTCAGCAGGAAGTTGATGAGCGCAGTAACTTAACCAACTCCAACAAGTTCGAATTGCTTCTGTTCCGTCTGGGCGGCGACGCCAACGGCGAACACTCGGAGTTGTTCGGCATTAACGTCTTCAAAATCCGCGAGATCGTGGCGATGCCTGAAGTGACTGCTGTGGCCGGATCCCCGCCACACATGCTCGGCGTTGTGAATCTGCGCGGACAAATCATCACGGTGCTGGATTTGCCAGGCATTGTCGGTGTGACCCCAAAAACCGGTCTGAATATCATGTTGGTCACCGAGTTCGCGCGTACCACGCAGGCGTTCGCGGTGGAATCTGTGGATGAAATCGTGCGCCTGGACTGGAGCCAGGTGCTGACCGCCGAAGGCACGGCCGGCGGCAAGGTTACCAGTATTGCCCGCGTTGACGGCGACGTGCAGAATACCCGCCTGGCCCAGGTGCTGGACGTGGAAACCATTCTGCGCGAATTGGTGCCGCCGGAGCGCGACGACATCGATCCGGAAACCATCGGCCCGAAAGTGATACTCAAGCCGGGTTCGGTCGTGCTGGCCGCCGACGATTCGGTGGTGGCGCGCAATCTGATCGAAAAAGGCCTGGAGGCAATGGGCGTGCACTTCATCATGACCAAGTCGGGCAAGGAAGCCTGGGACCGTCTGCAATCGATCGCCGAAGGCGCCAAGGCCGAAGGCCTGCCGATCACTGATCGCGTGGCGATGGTGCTGACCGACCTGGAAATGCCGGAGATGGATGGCTTTACGCTGACCCGTCTGATCAAGCAGGATCCGCGCTTCGGCAAGATTCCGGTGGTGATCCATTCTTCGCTGTCGGGCAAGACCAACGAGGATCACGTCAAGGGCGTGGGCGCGGATGCGTATGTAGCGAAGTTCTCGGCCGAAGATCTGGCGGGTACCATACGCGCCGTGCTGGGCAAGGCCGCGAGCGCCGCCTGA
- a CDS encoding Na+/H+ antiporter: MDSIEVVLIMLLAVVASAYIRRVLPRSIPLPLVQIALGALIAAKSSHGVDLEPDLFFLVFLPPLLFLDGWRIPKSGLLRDKGTILELAFGLVVFTVVGAGFLIHWMIPAMPLPVAFALAAIVSPTDPIAVSSIASSTPIPKRLMHILEGESLLNDASGLVCFRFAVAAAMTGAFSLQTAALTFVWLVVAGIAAGVGLTLLITWVQRWLVRHFGEPAGSPILVNLLIPFGAYLVAERLHASGILAAVAAGVTMSYVELSGHAHANTRIQRSAVWDTVQFALNGVMFVLLGEQLPDIFRLAGASLEESGHVNRWWLVVYAFAITGGLLTLRMAWVWASLRLTIFKQKVRHLPRHKINPRLLLATTLAGARGTITLAGVLTLPLVLPDGSPFPARALTIFLACSVILISLLVASIALPRLLAGVTFPAEPEAQQEEDLARRAAANAAISAIEKTQIALMESDACVDPEVYPQAAARVIAFYEHKLKEVDPASETAWRKTDSAEKELRLAALDAERRTVWELARHDHISDAISRKLVREIDLMEARYR; the protein is encoded by the coding sequence ATGGATTCCATCGAAGTTGTGCTGATCATGCTGCTGGCGGTGGTGGCCAGCGCCTACATCCGCAGGGTGCTGCCGCGCTCCATCCCGCTGCCGCTGGTGCAGATCGCCCTCGGCGCGCTGATCGCCGCCAAATCGAGTCATGGCGTCGACCTCGAGCCGGACCTGTTCTTCCTGGTCTTCCTGCCGCCGCTGCTGTTCCTCGACGGCTGGCGCATCCCCAAGAGCGGCCTGCTACGCGACAAAGGCACCATCCTGGAACTGGCTTTCGGTTTGGTCGTGTTTACGGTGGTGGGCGCCGGCTTCCTGATTCACTGGATGATTCCCGCCATGCCGCTGCCGGTGGCGTTCGCGCTGGCGGCCATCGTCTCGCCGACCGACCCGATCGCGGTCAGCTCGATCGCCTCCAGCACGCCGATCCCGAAACGCCTGATGCACATCCTGGAAGGCGAATCGCTGCTGAACGACGCTTCCGGCCTGGTGTGCTTCCGCTTCGCGGTGGCGGCGGCCATGACCGGCGCCTTCTCGCTGCAAACCGCCGCCCTCACCTTCGTCTGGCTGGTGGTGGCAGGCATCGCGGCCGGCGTCGGCCTGACGCTGCTGATCACCTGGGTGCAGCGCTGGCTGGTGCGTCACTTCGGCGAACCTGCCGGCTCACCGATCCTGGTCAACCTGCTGATCCCCTTCGGCGCCTACCTGGTGGCCGAACGCCTGCACGCCTCCGGCATCCTGGCGGCGGTGGCGGCCGGCGTCACCATGAGCTACGTGGAACTGAGCGGCCACGCGCACGCCAACACCCGCATCCAGCGCTCGGCGGTCTGGGACACGGTGCAGTTCGCGCTCAACGGCGTGATGTTCGTGCTGCTCGGCGAACAGCTGCCCGACATCTTCCGCCTGGCCGGCGCCTCGCTCGAAGAAAGCGGCCATGTCAACCGCTGGTGGCTGGTGGTGTACGCCTTCGCCATCACCGGCGGCTTGCTGACGCTGCGCATGGCCTGGGTCTGGGCCTCGCTGCGGCTGACCATCTTCAAGCAGAAGGTGCGCCATCTGCCGCGCCACAAAATCAATCCGCGCCTGCTGCTGGCGACCACGCTGGCCGGCGCACGCGGCACCATCACCCTGGCCGGCGTACTCACGTTGCCGTTGGTGCTGCCGGACGGCTCGCCCTTCCCGGCGCGCGCACTGACCATCTTCCTGGCCTGCTCGGTGATCCTGATCTCGCTGCTGGTGGCCAGCATCGCCCTGCCACGCCTGCTGGCCGGCGTCACCTTCCCCGCCGAACCCGAGGCGCAGCAGGAAGAAGACCTGGCAAGGCGGGCGGCGGCCAACGCCGCGATCAGCGCCATCGAAAAAACGCAAATCGCGCTGATGGAGTCGGACGCCTGCGTCGATCCGGAAGTCTATCCGCAGGCGGCGGCGCGCGTGATCGCCTTCTATGAGCACAAGCTCAAGGAAGTCGATCCCGCCAGCGAGACGGCCTGGCGCAAGACCGACTCCGCCGAAAAGGAATTGCGCCTGGCGGCACTGGATGCCGAGCGCCGCACCGTCTGGGAGCTGGCGCGGCACGATCACATCTCCGACGCGATCTCGCGCAAGCTGGTGCGTGAAATCGACCTGATGGAAGCGCGCTATCGCTAA
- a CDS encoding histidine kinase — MQRTRTIIAIAWILFWVLMVSTSVQEYLRGHDHGIWKPILWETSSALTGTLLLLAQRHTTRRYDALIATPVRWFLRQLAWLPVYWIAFVPIAFGLRHIVYSWMGDTYTHEGWAEVYLYEDIKMTVFFCIFATITFGVLSFHAMLDEKVRVERANASLREAQLLRLSQQMQPHFLFNALNTISSLMYSDVARADAMLIQLSDVLRATLDVGERHLVPLETELRILRGYAALMAERFSDRVTITWDIDETLLACEVPVMSMQPLLENIFKHTVEKRRQPTAIHIAVQRQRDTLLLRLEDDSGTLSPNVGVSSDNRTNGIGVRNLRARLAALYGKRAGFELVPLEPAGVRAEVRLPCAS, encoded by the coding sequence ATGCAAAGGACCCGGACCATCATCGCCATCGCCTGGATTTTGTTCTGGGTGCTCATGGTATCGACCTCGGTGCAGGAATACCTGCGCGGCCATGACCACGGGATCTGGAAGCCGATCCTGTGGGAGACATCATCGGCGCTGACCGGCACCCTGCTGCTGCTGGCGCAACGCCACACCACGCGCAGGTACGATGCCCTGATCGCCACGCCGGTGCGCTGGTTCCTGCGCCAGCTGGCCTGGTTGCCGGTGTACTGGATCGCCTTCGTGCCGATCGCCTTCGGCCTGCGCCACATCGTCTATTCATGGATGGGCGACACCTACACCCACGAAGGCTGGGCCGAAGTTTACCTGTACGAAGACATCAAGATGACGGTGTTCTTCTGCATCTTCGCCACCATCACCTTCGGCGTGCTGTCCTTCCACGCCATGCTGGACGAAAAAGTCCGCGTGGAGCGCGCCAACGCCTCGCTGCGCGAAGCGCAGCTGCTGCGACTGAGCCAGCAGATGCAGCCGCATTTCCTGTTCAACGCGCTGAACACGATATCGTCGCTGATGTACAGCGACGTGGCGCGCGCCGACGCCATGCTGATCCAGCTGTCCGACGTATTGCGCGCCACGCTGGACGTGGGCGAACGCCACCTGGTGCCGCTGGAGACCGAATTGCGCATCCTGCGCGGTTACGCCGCGCTGATGGCCGAACGCTTTTCAGATCGCGTCACCATCACATGGGACATCGACGAAACGCTGCTGGCATGCGAAGTTCCGGTGATGAGCATGCAGCCGCTATTGGAAAACATCTTCAAGCACACCGTCGAAAAGCGCCGCCAGCCCACCGCCATCCACATCGCGGTCCAGCGCCAGCGGGACACTCTGCTGCTACGCCTCGAAGATGACAGCGGCACGCTGTCCCCCAACGTCGGGGTCAGTTCCGACAATCGGACAAATGGCATCGGCGTGCGCAATCTGCGCGCGCGCCTGGCGGCTTTGTACGGCAAGCGGGCCGGCTTCGAGCTGGTTCCATTGGAGCCCGCCGGCGTGCGGGCCGAGGTGCGGCTGCCATGCGCGTCCTGA
- a CDS encoding response regulator, which yields MRVLIVDDERPARDKLRRMLESEPGIDAIEEARDGVEALELLAAFAPDVLLLDIQMPEITGLDVAASLPSPAPLVVFVTAYDEYAIRAFDANAIDYLLKPYDQPRLQRALQRVRERLALQRPPQQAAMPELPAVTQLLVPERSGTRVVKVDQIQWIETADNYVILHTDDGEPLMRQTLAGLLEKLGPRFVRCHRRAAVQLSWIASIVNLDKGDGELILHNGARVPCSRQCRADVMARL from the coding sequence ATGCGCGTCCTGATCGTTGACGACGAGCGGCCGGCGCGCGACAAGCTGCGCCGCATGCTCGAATCCGAGCCGGGCATCGACGCCATCGAAGAAGCGCGCGACGGTGTGGAGGCGCTGGAGCTGCTGGCCGCCTTCGCGCCGGATGTACTGCTGCTGGATATCCAGATGCCGGAGATTACCGGCCTCGATGTCGCCGCCTCACTGCCTTCGCCGGCGCCGCTGGTGGTGTTCGTCACCGCCTACGACGAATACGCCATCCGCGCCTTCGACGCCAACGCCATCGACTACCTGCTCAAGCCCTACGACCAGCCACGCCTGCAACGCGCGCTGCAGCGGGTGCGCGAACGCCTGGCCCTGCAACGCCCGCCGCAGCAAGCCGCCATGCCGGAGCTGCCAGCCGTGACGCAGTTGCTGGTCCCGGAACGCAGCGGCACACGGGTGGTGAAGGTAGACCAGATTCAGTGGATAGAAACGGCCGACAACTACGTCATCCTGCATACCGATGACGGCGAGCCGCTGATGCGCCAGACGCTGGCCGGCCTGCTGGAAAAACTCGGCCCGCGCTTCGTGCGTTGCCACCGCCGCGCCGCCGTGCAACTGAGCTGGATCGCCAGCATCGTCAATCTCGACAAGGGCGACGGTGAGCTGATACTCCACAACGGCGCCCGCGTACCGTGCAGCCGCCAATGCCGCGCCGATGTCATGGCGCGGCTGTAG
- a CDS encoding acyltransferase family protein — translation MTNQRLFFLDWIRILAFFVLILYHTGMYYVTWDWHVKSPYASDAIEPLMILSSPWRLGLLFMISGVATAFMLKKFKVGVLLKQRSWRLLVPLVFGMFVIVPPQAYFEVVEKVAYQGSYTEFMDLYVTSYQGFCRGTDCLRMPTWNHLWFVAYLWAYTMIGGLMVWLLGARFSAISNTLGRLLTGWKIIVLPVAILAVARFALVDRFPTTHALVDDWYSHAQYFFLFALGALLAMQNALWARIEALRFTSLGLWLASWALIVCYWSIPEALANAPEVQQWKPLMRTIYCLCQWAPILTVCGFGHRHLNFDSAKRRYLTEAVFPVYILHQTLIVTMAHWMKPVKLAPTIEGVFLIVLTFAISFTVFEMVRRIAVLRPLFGLGPLTSQTSAYVAQVPAAAATPGR, via the coding sequence ATGACTAATCAACGCCTGTTTTTCCTCGACTGGATCCGCATCCTCGCCTTCTTCGTGCTGATCCTGTACCACACCGGCATGTACTACGTCACCTGGGACTGGCACGTGAAAAGCCCTTACGCCAGCGACGCCATCGAGCCGCTGATGATCCTGTCCTCGCCGTGGCGTCTCGGCCTGCTGTTCATGATCTCCGGCGTGGCCACCGCCTTCATGCTGAAGAAGTTCAAAGTCGGCGTGCTGCTTAAGCAGCGCAGCTGGCGCCTGTTGGTGCCGCTGGTGTTCGGCATGTTCGTGATCGTGCCGCCGCAGGCCTACTTTGAAGTAGTGGAGAAAGTGGCCTACCAAGGCAGCTACACGGAGTTCATGGACTTGTACGTCACCAGCTATCAAGGCTTCTGCCGAGGAACGGACTGCCTGCGCATGCCGACCTGGAACCACCTGTGGTTCGTGGCCTATCTGTGGGCCTACACCATGATCGGCGGCTTGATGGTCTGGCTGCTCGGTGCGCGCTTCAGCGCCATCTCAAATACGCTGGGCCGCCTGCTCACCGGTTGGAAGATTATCGTGCTGCCGGTGGCGATACTAGCGGTGGCGCGCTTCGCGCTGGTCGACCGCTTCCCCACCACCCACGCCCTGGTCGACGACTGGTACAGCCACGCCCAGTACTTCTTCCTGTTCGCATTGGGCGCCCTGCTGGCGATGCAAAACGCGCTGTGGGCACGCATCGAAGCGTTGCGTTTCACCAGCCTTGGCCTGTGGCTTGCCAGCTGGGCACTGATCGTCTGCTACTGGTCGATCCCTGAGGCGCTGGCCAACGCGCCCGAAGTCCAGCAATGGAAACCGCTGATGCGCACCATCTACTGCCTGTGTCAATGGGCGCCTATCCTGACCGTCTGCGGCTTCGGACACCGCCACCTGAACTTCGACAGCGCCAAGCGCCGCTACCTGACCGAAGCCGTGTTCCCGGTCTACATCCTGCACCAGACGCTGATCGTCACCATGGCGCACTGGATGAAACCGGTCAAGCTGGCGCCAACCATCGAAGGCGTGTTCCTGATCGTACTGACCTTCGCCATCAGCTTCACCGTGTTTGAAATGGTGCGCCGCATCGCCGTGTTGCGCCCACTGTTCGGATTGGGACCGCTTACTTCACAAACGTCAGCGTATGTTGCGCAGGTCCCGGCAGCAGCGGCGACTCCCGGCCGGTAA
- a CDS encoding penicillin acylase family protein, which produces MQKNRVLVWSRRVLIAAVLLLLLAVVTAWLYLRGSLAQLEGSRQAAGLETTASVARDAHGVPLISGGSRGDVAYATGFVHAQERYFQMDLLRRVAAGELSELFGERALQVDKAHRLHRFRARAELAVKAMPAADRALLDRYVAGVNDGLKGLSAQPFEYALVGLAPRAWAPADTMLVIWAMYFDLQGSQEPRELARGWFKEHATEEQRAFLAPESTPWDAPLDARTIGAADVLIPSAPPAWWGQPTAGDAPVPAKVAAAEFLNTVGSNNWAVAGSRSDNGAAIVADDMHLGIQLPATWYRVALQFPDGKGGQRRMVGVTLPGAPFVVVGSNGHVAWGFTNSYGDYMDFIALESDPSKPGQVRTQAGWETPVAHEETILIKGAPAAKYIVRETSLGPIREATGRSYALRWTAHAPVAVNFNAGKLEMADTLEQALAIAPTAGIPAQNFVGGDDKGNIGWTIAGPLPRRASASAGVASTYPLGVDDAAGVWQGWLSPAEYPKVMNPADGHLATANSRQLAAAGAELLGDGGFDLGARTHQVRDDLAALGPKTDVKKVYAIGLDDRAVFLTAWRERAVAALDAKAVVGNPARTEALALLKDGWTGKASVDSVGYRITRGFMYAVYDIVYESANAQLAQVDPKASMAAVSSRWPVVLARLLDQQPAAWLPSQYADWQALQLAALDRVIKDLTKDGQPLSAATWGQRNTAASAHPMASAIPVLGKYLKVAPDMLAGDQHMPRVAGPTFGQSERMSVSPGREDKGIFNMPAGQSGHPLSPWFLDGRTDWLTGRESPLLPGPAQHTLTFVK; this is translated from the coding sequence ATGCAGAAAAACCGGGTGCTGGTGTGGTCCAGGCGCGTATTGATCGCGGCGGTGCTGTTGCTGCTGCTGGCGGTGGTCACCGCATGGCTGTATTTGCGCGGCAGCCTGGCGCAGCTCGAAGGTTCACGTCAGGCCGCAGGGTTGGAGACCACGGCCAGCGTGGCGCGTGACGCGCACGGCGTGCCGCTGATCAGCGGCGGCAGCCGGGGCGACGTGGCCTACGCCACCGGTTTCGTGCACGCCCAGGAGCGCTACTTCCAGATGGATCTGCTGCGTCGCGTGGCGGCCGGCGAGCTGTCCGAGTTGTTCGGCGAGCGCGCGCTGCAGGTCGACAAAGCGCACCGCCTGCATCGCTTCCGCGCACGCGCCGAGCTGGCGGTGAAGGCCATGCCGGCGGCCGACCGCGCGCTGCTGGACCGCTACGTCGCCGGCGTCAACGACGGCTTGAAGGGCTTGAGCGCGCAGCCGTTCGAATACGCGCTGGTCGGCCTGGCGCCGCGCGCCTGGGCGCCTGCCGACACCATGCTGGTGATCTGGGCCATGTATTTCGATCTGCAGGGCAGCCAGGAACCGCGTGAACTGGCGCGCGGCTGGTTCAAGGAGCATGCCACCGAAGAGCAGCGCGCCTTTCTGGCGCCTGAGTCCACGCCCTGGGATGCGCCGCTGGATGCGAGAACCATCGGCGCCGCCGATGTGCTGATTCCCTCCGCTCCGCCCGCGTGGTGGGGGCAGCCGACGGCCGGCGATGCGCCGGTGCCGGCCAAGGTGGCGGCGGCCGAATTTCTCAACACCGTGGGCAGCAACAACTGGGCCGTCGCGGGCAGCCGCAGCGACAACGGCGCGGCCATCGTCGCCGATGACATGCACCTCGGAATACAGCTGCCGGCCACGTGGTATCGCGTCGCGCTGCAGTTCCCGGACGGGAAGGGCGGCCAGCGCCGCATGGTCGGCGTCACGCTGCCGGGCGCTCCGTTTGTGGTGGTGGGCAGCAATGGCCACGTGGCATGGGGCTTCACCAACAGCTACGGCGACTACATGGACTTCATCGCGCTGGAAAGCGATCCGTCCAAGCCGGGCCAGGTGCGCACGCAAGCCGGTTGGGAAACCCCGGTGGCGCATGAGGAAACGATTTTGATCAAGGGCGCGCCGGCGGCGAAATACATCGTGCGCGAAACCTCGCTCGGCCCGATCCGCGAGGCGACGGGCCGCAGCTATGCACTGCGCTGGACCGCGCATGCGCCGGTGGCGGTCAACTTCAATGCCGGCAAGCTGGAAATGGCGGACACGCTGGAGCAGGCGCTGGCGATCGCGCCGACCGCCGGCATCCCGGCGCAGAATTTCGTCGGCGGCGACGACAAGGGCAATATCGGCTGGACCATCGCCGGTCCGCTGCCGCGCCGGGCATCGGCATCGGCCGGTGTGGCGTCTACTTATCCGTTGGGCGTGGACGATGCGGCCGGCGTGTGGCAAGGCTGGCTGTCGCCGGCCGAGTATCCGAAGGTGATGAATCCGGCCGACGGCCATCTCGCCACGGCCAACAGCCGCCAGCTGGCAGCCGCCGGCGCGGAACTGCTGGGCGATGGCGGCTTCGATCTTGGCGCACGCACGCATCAGGTGCGCGACGACCTGGCGGCACTGGGGCCGAAGACGGATGTGAAGAAGGTTTACGCCATCGGTCTCGATGACCGCGCCGTGTTCCTGACCGCGTGGCGCGAGCGCGCCGTCGCCGCGCTGGATGCCAAGGCGGTGGTCGGCAATCCGGCGCGCACCGAGGCGCTGGCGCTGTTGAAGGACGGCTGGACCGGCAAAGCCAGCGTGGATTCGGTCGGCTATCGCATCACGCGCGGCTTCATGTATGCGGTATACGACATCGTCTACGAAAGCGCGAACGCCCAGCTGGCGCAGGTCGATCCCAAGGCCAGCATGGCTGCCGTCAGCTCGCGCTGGCCGGTGGTGCTGGCGCGTCTGCTGGACCAGCAGCCTGCGGCCTGGCTGCCGTCGCAGTATGCGGATTGGCAGGCCTTGCAGTTGGCGGCGCTGGATCGCGTGATCAAGGACTTGACCAAGGACGGCCAGCCATTGTCGGCCGCCACCTGGGGCCAGCGCAACACGGCGGCCAGTGCGCATCCGATGGCGTCGGCGATTCCGGTACTGGGCAAGTACCTGAAGGTGGCGCCGGACATGCTGGCCGGCGACCAGCATATGCCGCGCGTGGCCGGTCCTACGTTCGGCCAGTCCGAGCGCATGAGCGTATCGCCGGGCCGCGAAGACAAGGGCATCTTCAACATGCCGGCCGGGCAGAGCGGCCATCCGTTGTCGCCATGGTTCCTCGACGGCCGCACCGACTGGCTTACCGGCCGGGAGTCGCCGCTGCTGCCGGGACCTGCGCAACATACGCTGACGTTTGTGAAGTAA
- a CDS encoding GAF domain-containing protein gives MLAAPIPDYDQERLAALREMLILDTPPEERFDKVVQFAAQEFDVPIALISLIDENRQWLKARVGLDVCETARDVSFCGHAILQGDIFIIPDSRADERFADNPLVVDEPHVIFYAGAPLRMSSGYTIGTLCLIDHEPRQLDATELAILTTLRDLLVEELSNPAEAPHA, from the coding sequence ATGTTAGCTGCACCGATCCCCGACTACGACCAGGAGCGGCTCGCCGCCCTGCGCGAAATGCTGATCCTCGACACGCCGCCGGAGGAACGCTTCGACAAAGTGGTGCAATTCGCCGCGCAGGAATTCGACGTGCCGATCGCGCTGATCTCGCTCATCGACGAGAACCGCCAATGGCTCAAGGCACGCGTGGGCTTGGATGTCTGCGAAACGGCACGCGACGTGTCCTTCTGCGGACACGCCATCCTGCAGGGCGACATCTTCATCATTCCCGATTCCCGCGCCGACGAGCGCTTCGCCGACAATCCGCTGGTGGTCGATGAACCGCATGTGATCTTCTACGCCGGTGCGCCGCTGCGCATGTCGTCCGGCTACACCATCGGCACCTTGTGCCTGATCGACCACGAGCCGCGCCAACTGGACGCCACCGAATTGGCCATCCTCACCACGCTGCGAGATTTGCTGGTGGAGGAACTGAGCAACCCGGCGGAGGCGCCCCATGCCTGA
- a CDS encoding response regulator, whose amino-acid sequence MPEATNKHLDMLLVEEQSLLRKTVSLTARSLGLGTVHEAATIQAAERMLREQKFHGAVISIDCGAHGDCLYNLALLDKVRNGLSASAATIPIAVMVDQATADLMRELRERQVNRVILKPFRAKILLEAFESFGGPAPAQKNG is encoded by the coding sequence ATGCCTGAGGCCACGAACAAACACCTGGACATGCTGCTGGTGGAAGAGCAAAGCCTGCTGCGCAAGACGGTCTCGCTGACGGCGCGCTCGCTCGGCCTGGGCACGGTACACGAAGCGGCCACCATCCAGGCGGCCGAACGCATGCTGCGCGAGCAGAAGTTTCACGGTGCGGTGATTTCGATCGATTGCGGCGCCCACGGTGATTGCCTCTACAATCTGGCATTGCTGGACAAAGTGCGCAACGGCCTGTCGGCCAGCGCCGCGACGATACCGATAGCGGTGATGGTGGACCAGGCCACGGCGGACCTGATGCGCGAGCTGCGAGAGCGCCAGGTCAACCGCGTGATCCTCAAACCCTTCCGTGCAAAAATCCTGCTGGAAGCCTTTGAATCGTTCGGCGGGCCGGCACCCGCGCAGAAAAACGGCTAG